The Lutibacter sp. A64 genome segment TCTTTATTTATAAGGACTTCCCTACTCCATTAAATTTTTGTTGACCGATTTGTTGACCTAACCATTGATATCCATTGATTGGTTTTAACTCTCAATCTCACTAACAAATATACGATTTTAATACTACAAATAGCACCAAACAATGTCAAATACTATGATACTTTTCTCAAATAATCGTTTACAATTTCAAGCTTAATACCACTATATTCTGCAAATTCTTCTGAAGTAATGAATTGATGTTTTTGTTTTCCGAAATGTAATTTGATTGTATTCAATAATTTTCTTCCATAGCGTTCACTACGTCCAGTGATGCATTGAATGTCTTTTGGGTAAATACAAGCTCTTACTATCTTCATTTTAATACTCTATCTATACTTTATCCTACTAGTATTTATACTTTACCTATACACCCTTATTTGTTATAAAAAGGATGTTTTCGGAATGGATGGATTTCGGTTTTTTAATTCCTTTATAAAGATAGCTTCATTTGTTGAGAATTTAAAATTTATAACATTATGGCTAAACAAACCGGTATTATTAAATTAAAAGGAACCATTGGTGGAATTTCCTTTTACAAAACGAGTGATGGACACCTTGCTCGCGAAAAAGGTGGTGTTGACAAATCTAGAATTGCAAATGACCCTGCGTTTCAAAGAACGCGTGAAAATGGTTCTGAATTTGGAAGAGCAGGTAAAGGTGGTAAAGTTCTACGTAATGCAATTCGTATTCTTTTGCAAAATGCAAAAGACAAAAGAGTGGTTAGTAGATTAACTACTGACTTATTAAAAGTAGTTAAAACAGACACAACTAACGCTCGTGGATTGAGAACTATTCAAGATGGGGTTTTGAGTTCTTTGGAAGGATTCGAATTTAATTTGAATGGTAAACTTGGTTCTACGTTGTTTGCTCCATTTTCAACAACTTACGACAGAGCAAGTGGGGATATCTCTGTTGACTTGGCTGCTTTTGCTCCTGCTGTTAGAATTGCTGCTCCATCTGGAACAACACATTTTAAAGTAGTTACAGGAGCTGCTGAATTGGATTTTGAAAATGAAGCTTCTTCTTTTGAAAATGACGAAACTGCTATTTTACCTTATGACAGTGCAAATACAGCCGCTATTGGTTTAACAGTAACTGCACCTGCAAATTCTACTCATCCAGTATTCATTGTATTGGGAATTGAGTTTTATCAAGAGGTAAACGGACAAATGTATTCGTTGAAAAACGGAACCTACAATGCTTTATCAGTTGTAAAAATTGATACGGTATAATGGAATTGGTTTTACATAGAACCTATTTTGAAAAGGGCACGAATAGTGTCCTTTTCTTGAATTCTAAATTTCTAGGGTTTACTATTGAATTGCCCTGGAGAAAAAACCAAAAATCTGTTTCGTGTATTCCAGAAGGAACTTACGTATTAAAACCTCGATTTTCTGAAAAGTTTAAACATCATTTAATCCTTGAAAATGTAATTAATAGAAGCTTAATATTAATTCATCCTGCAAATGATGCTTTAAAAGAATTACGCGGTTGTATTGCTCCTGTAACCAATTTATCTGGTATTGGAAAAGGAACTACTTCAAAACTATTATTTCAAAAAATTGTATCGCTATGCTACCAAGCATTTGACCGAAAAGAAAAAGTAATCTTAACCATTAAATCATAACTTATGAAACTTAAAGAACGATATAAAAAACCGACTCCTCCATTTTTTAGAAAATTAAGAAACATTGGAATTGCATTGGCCACCGCAGGTGGTGTTATAATTGCAGCTCCAATTTCATTACCTGCTGCAGTAATTACAGTTGCCACTTATTTAACAGTTGCCGGAACAGTTGCTACGGCTGTAAGCCAAGCTGTTGTTTCTGATAAAAAGAAAGACAAGGATCTAGATTCTAAAATTGACTAACTCTTAAATTTAGCAATTGAAGTGGCAAACAATATTCAAATAAAGTCTGGGATTATTGGGGGGACTTTGCTATCCACTGTTTTAAATATTAGCTTAAACGATGTTATTTTCACCATTGTTATGGCTGTTATTGGTGCAGTGGTTAGTTTTTTTGTTTCTTATATTTTAAAACGATTATTTTCTAATAAATAAAAAGCCTAGTTAATTTTTTAACCAGGCTTTTTGATGCTTGAACGTTTTTTGGTATCTTTTGTTGAGTTGTTTAAGCTATAAATTTAGTAAATAATTAGCGACCAAGAAAATCCGATAGGATTTGTGTAAGTGTGCTAGAACCAAACAATAAAATATATCAGTTGTTGGCTAATGTTATTTTTCTAATGCAAATTTATCATTGAATCTATACGCAGGTTCTTTTAATACAGATTTTATATATTCCCTTTTTTTCTTAATTCGTGTCTCAATTTTAGATTTTATTGCCTTGTCAACGGATTTTTTTTCTATCATACCTAATTCGATTGCAAAGTCGGCTATTAAAGGTAGTATAGGGTGTGACATAAACTCTTCTCTTTCTATTAATTTTGAGAATTTTTCATCATCGTTTATGTTAGGTGTCATTAATGTAGTTGATATCATTAAACTTTTGAAATTATTTTCAAAATTATTGTCAAGTTTGAATATTTCGTCAAAACTTATATTTAACGTATTTTTTAATGTTATAGATTTAAAATTTTCATTAAACCAATGGTTAAGTGTACCTAATAGTAGAGGTAATGGCATTTTATAAAAAACACTAGCTTCATCTTCAGTCATCTTTTTTATATGATGATAAGATTTCATTATATTTTCTAATGATTTTAAAACAAGTTTCTTTCTTTCAATCGGTTTTGTTTGGTATAGTGCTTGAGACAAATAACCCATTCCACTTGAGTTAATGAACCAATCTCTTAAATCAACATTTGGTGACTGTTCAATTACATCATCTATCATTCCTTCTAACTCTTTTGAATGTCCTGCATAAAATATTGCAGTGTTTTGCCAAGCTACGTCATTAAACTTTGTTACTAACTTACTATAATGTGTCTCTCGTCTATGATGGTATATTTCAATTGATGCAAGAAATTCAATAAATGCTTGTTGTTTAAATCCAATAATATTATTGTCAGTTATATAAAGAAGTCCTGATTTTTCGATTATTTCAATTACGTCATTTTCAGTTTGACTTTCGTACGCTCTTTCAGTTAAAAATGAATTTACAAATACTTTGAAATCTTTTAAGGAAATCTCAAATACCCTATCATCTAACATTTTTAAAGCTAATGAAGTGAAAATTCTACGTTTTAAATTATAAATTAATAATTCTGTTTTATTATAAACTTCTAGTTTGCCTAGTAGAACATTAGTAAAGTCAGTATATATATCACTTAAAGTTGCTGGGATTTCAAAATTATTTTCGTCATATAACAATGAAATTAGAGATATCGTTAGTGGTGTAGTTGGTAACTTTGAGAGAATATCACTTTCTTTTAATATTTGAATAAATTTTTCAGCCCTACTAGTACCTTCAAAGAATTTCTCAATAAAAGATTCAATTTGTTTAATATTGAAATTGTGAATTTTTATTGATTTTATTGAATCGTTATAACTGATTTCACTTTTACTGTAAGTTATTACGAAATGTGTAGAATTTTTATCACAGTATTTTTTCAACTTTTCTTTTAATTCAGTTTTTTCAGAGCTTCTTAATAAATCAAAGTCATCAATAAATGGAATTATTTTGTAATTTTTGATAGTTTCTTCATCAAAAAACTGATTAGAATAATATTTAATAATATCGTGAATAGATTCCTCAAGGTTAAAACTATAATCTCTTAACTCTAAAGCTTTTAATTTTATCGGTATTTGCTGATTGTTGAAAATCGTTTGAGGATGTGACAATCTACAAGCTAAAGTATTTAATATTTTTGTTTTACCAACTCCTTGCTCTCCAGAAAGTAAAATGTTTGTGTCAATTTTTTCAAGTTTATCTATACTGAATTTTTTTGTTTTTAGATTTTTTTCTTTTGTTTTTTTGTCTTCCTCAATTTCATCTGTTGTCAGTTTAGGTTCTATAAAAATATCAAGAAGTTTTTGAAGTTTTTTATCATCGACTTTTTGAATACTTAAATCGCGAATACTAATCTCTTTTTGTAAATCGTTAATAAAATTTTTAGAAAATTCTTTTGCAAATGAATCACCTGGAAGCCAAAAATCTGAATAATTTTTATCGATTAATGGAATTAAATTCTCATTCCACCAAAAACTAAAATTGTTATATAAACTTAATTTAGGGCTTTCAGTAATTTGATATTGAGCTCCGTTAGTGAAATTTTCATTTGTAACAACAACAACTTTGTTAATCTTGATTTTATCACCATTAACTCCTTTGTAAGGATATTCGAAAGATTGGAGAATTTGATTTTTTATCATTTCAATTTCATTTGTTCCTCCTGCAATTCTTCCTTTTTTAACAACAAAAGCAAACCAATCATCACCAGTTATTGGGTGTTCTATTCTTGCTATAATATCTTTTCCTTGTTCTGGAAAACCATATCGATGAGTATGAATAACGTCTTTAAAATTACTTTTTATTAAAAAGTCGATTAAAAACTCCCGAAACTTATTTTCATTTTTAAAATCTTTTAGTTTTTCTTTTTTCGTTTGTGTTGTCATTAATTGAGTTTATGCGTTAGTCTTTTTTATTATTAGCCAACTAGTTATATCAAAACAAAACATCCGATTTAACACTCCATAGAAGTATTAAACAGTGAAATTTGTATTAAATAATGATACTAACAGTATTGCAATTTTTATTAGTATTTCAAATCTATAACAAGTAATTGAGTTATTTGGTGATAATTGTCAGAATTATTTTCAATTAGTATTATTATAAATTGTTCTAACTTTTAAACCTCTTGTTTTTGCTAATTCAATCATATTTTTAGTACCTCTACTTTTTCCATCCCAAAAGGCAATTAACGTATCTGCATATTCTGCCATTTGTTCGTTGCGTTTTGGTCCTGCAGCTCTTCTATATCTTTTCCAATTTGCAGGGAATCTAGTTATTTTATATCCTCGCTCTTTTGCGTATTGTTCTCCAAGTTTGTCGGCTCCTTTGTAATAAGCTCCAGACACAATTTCAATGTTGTTTTGATCTTGGAGAATGTTGTCACATTCGGTGCATAGTTTTTTGTAGTCGTTGAAGGTTCTGGTTCCTGCAATTATTAGTTTCATCATTCTAGTTATTGGTTTTTTGTTGTTGGTTTGAATTCCTGCCTACGCAGGAATGACAAGAAAAAATTCAAGACCTCAACAAGGCAATTTTTAATTTTGAAATCGCTTGCAATTGCAATTCTAGATTTTGCTCAAAGGCTGTAATTTTTTTAAGCTTTTCAACTTTTAGTTCCCATTGCTGCAGCTCGTAATTTTGTAAGGCTGTATTTATTACCGTTTTTGCATCTGAAATACAGATAAACGGAATAACACTACCTTTTAAATAGTAGCCAAAGAATTGACCTGTTTTAAGTGATAAACATAGGTAATACAAAGACTCCCGAGTTTCTTCTGAAGCGGTTGTGATTACAAAACAGTTTGGGCAAGGTTGCTCCATTGGCCTACCACTATTTAAACCTTTGTTTAAAATAAAAAAGTGTGGTTTGTTGTAGGTTCTTCCTTCCTGGTGTGTCTTGATTTCATAAGTTGACATAGTTCTCCATTTAAAATTATGCGCTTCGCGCACATAATTTTTTCAGAAAACAAAAGAAAAAAGATAGCCACAGCTAGGTTGTGTGGATATGACTGTCAAGGTTTTTTGTAAAAAACACTACCTAAATTGATAGTTGAAATCATTACTAAAAATATTGTGAGGTGGAGGTTTTTTTCAAAACCCAACGGGCTTGACCTTGAAAGGCAGAAAGCGGCTGGAGATGGTAACAACCGATATTTGCTATGTTTTTTATTTTTACTTTGAACCTAAATACTTGTTTTATGTAAGAGATATTTTGAAGTTGTTTTTTAAAAAACTAACTGCTATTGATTGGAATCAAAAATATGTTTTTAACTACATTGAATAAATGTTGAAGAATTTAGATAATTTGTAATTATGTTATTTGTAGTATCGTTTTATATAATGTTTTTAAGTTTCTTTTAGCAGGTAATCGCGAAGCATTAAAGCGAGCCGCAGCGAGTTGAACGAGGGTGTTGGAGCAAGAGTACGTTGCCATCGGCATAAGTACGTGCTACGACTACGTGGAACACGCAAGGTTGGCGGAGTTTTTGAAGCGGTTGGAAAAACAAGTGCAATTTATGTAGTGATATTAATTGTTAGTCATATTCATTTTGCCTTGATGCAAAACGAAACAAAAAATCAAGACTTCTTAAAATAGCTTTGAATACTACGCTACCTCACTTTGATATTCCTACAAAAAAGATTACATTTTTAAGCGGCTCGTTTAGTTTTGATATTTTTTAATATTATTTCCATTTCTAGAGGAGTTAAATAGTCTAAAGACTGATGTATTCTTTTAGTATTATACCAATGAATATAACTATCTATTTGACTATATGCCTGGATAAAGGTTTTGAATGATCTTCTGTAAATTAATTCGCATTTAATTGTTTTAAAAAATGATTCAGCTACTGCATTATCCCAACAATTACCTTTTCTACTCATACTTTGATTTATCTTTTTATTATGCCTAAAAATAGCAGTCATTTTACCTGACGCATATTGAACCCCTCTATCAGAATGAAAAATAAAATCATCTGAAATGGGTCTGTTTTTTCTAGCTCTTGCCCAGGCTTTATAAACTGTATTTTCTACAGTCATATCATTGCTTAAAGACCATCCAACAATCTTTCTATCAGCTAAATCTATCATAGTAGTTAAATAAATCCATTTGTCTTTACATCGAATGTAGGTAATATCAGAAACCCAAACCTTACCAAGTTCTTTTATGTTGAAATTCCTATTCAATATATTAGGACTGATGTTATAATTATGATTAGAATTCGTTGTAACTACATATTTTCTTTTAGATTGGCTTCTAATTCCCATTTGCTGCATAAGTCTTGAAATATACGATGGATGATAATGATATCCCGCTCTAGCTAAGGTTTTAGTGATTTTATAACTACCATATACTTTACGATTTGTTTTCCATATTTGATAAATTTTCGCTTTAAGTATTCTTGTTTTAGAGACTCTGATAATACTACTATTTCTTAGCCATTGATAATAAGAATTTCTACTAATTTTTAAAAGTTTACACATCTTCTCAACAGGATAGTTGGTACTGTGTTTATTTATAAACCTGTACTTTACCTGTCGTTCTTGGAGAAGATGCTCACCGCCTTTTTTAAGATATCCCTCTCCATCTCAGCATCTCTAAGACGCCTTTTCAATTCTCGAATCTCTTTTTCTTCTGGTGTTAAGCTCGGAGTTCCTGAACCTGTAAAAGATTCTCGGTTTGATAAATAGGATCTTTTCCAACTGCGTATACTTGCAGAATGGACACCATATTCTTTCCCCAAATCTTCTGCACTCTGACCTGAGAGCATTAATTCTACTAACATAATCTTAAATTCCTTGTCGTACCTTTTTGTTTTACTCATAATTCAAATATATTAATTTATGAGCCGTTTTAACTGTAACTATAAATGTAGGTATTCCACTTTCGACTCCAGGCCGCTTCGCTCTTTGGATTACTCATACGTTTCGATAACTTGTATTTCTACAGCTATTTTAATAGGTCGTTTTTGTGAGTGTATTTTAAATACTAAATAATTATTAATCCTATAAATTTAATGGAATACTTTGCTCTTGTGCGCGTTTGCAATATGTAATAAATCCGCTAAATACCTATCGATGCAGAATCAAATAAAATTGAAGAATACATTTATAAGATACCCACATTCGTGAGGACAGGCGGTTTATTTTATATGCAAAATGGATGCCTTCAAAAACTGTGACAACCTGATTAGCCCGAAGTGAGCAGCAGGCGAGCGAAAATAGTGTAATAGCGGTTTACCCCTAATAAAAATGCATTTATACCTTATTGGGTTTTAGGGGTAAAAGATAGCTATGCGTGAGTGATGCGTGGAATGTGTGAAGTAAAATAAATGAACTAGTGCTAAATGAGGACTGTGGACGAATTAGTGCTATTTATGGTATATGCAAGGTTTTAAAACTATATCTATACTTATAGTGATGAGATTCTGAAACAAGTTCAGAATGACGTACTTTTCTGGATTTACCTTGCAGATATATTTTATGTAACAAAATGGTGCGTATTGCGAACACCTTATTACCTGCACGAATGTTTCTATTTTGTTCTATTGTTACTTATGGAAACGGATTTGAAAAGCGCAAAGGCAAAAAGTAAGTGCTTTTTTCAAGCTCTTACTGTGCGGAATTGGAAGCTGTATTTTTGGTTTGTTGTGAACTTGACTAACTTTTAAAGATGAGATGCAAAACAAGTTCAGAATGACGTAAAGATTAAAAAAATACTGCTGTAGATGGGGTGTTTATTATTTTATGAAAAAGAGCCCCTTTTGAGGACTCTTTTTATAGTTTCTAATGATTATGACCCGAATGATCTTCATCATTATGTTTAGCGTGTTTCTCTACCTTTTTTAAATCCATTTTACAAACTGGACAATTTCCTTTCTCATCGTATGTTTTGCCTTTTTCACAATCCATAGGACATTGGTAAACTTCCATTGCCATTTCTTTTTTGGCTTCTGTTTTTACAGGCTCTTTATCTTTTTTTGTTTCTGTTTTGCAGCTTGTAGCTACGAATAAAGCTACTACAGTTATACTTAAAATTACTTTTTTCATTGTTTTAAAATTTAAAATATTAATAATTGTTTTAATTTATTCTATTACTTGTTTTACTTCACCACATTTAAGCATTGCATCTCCAAAATAAGGGTTAAGAACTTTTTCTTCTTTGCTTAACCAATATGCACCGTTATTGTTATCTGCCATTGGACAAAATTCTACATATACTATTTCGTTGATTCCAAATAGTTGAATTGCCTTGGTTAAATGAGAAGATAAATGCTTAAAATGGTCTCTTTGAA includes the following:
- a CDS encoding DUF5675 family protein, whose translation is MELVLHRTYFEKGTNSVLFLNSKFLGFTIELPWRKNQKSVSCIPEGTYVLKPRFSEKFKHHLILENVINRSLILIHPANDALKELRGCIAPVTNLSGIGKGTTSKLLFQKIVSLCYQAFDRKEKVILTIKS
- a CDS encoding NACHT domain-containing protein, which gives rise to MTTQTKKEKLKDFKNENKFREFLIDFLIKSNFKDVIHTHRYGFPEQGKDIIARIEHPITGDDWFAFVVKKGRIAGGTNEIEMIKNQILQSFEYPYKGVNGDKIKINKVVVVTNENFTNGAQYQITESPKLSLYNNFSFWWNENLIPLIDKNYSDFWLPGDSFAKEFSKNFINDLQKEISIRDLSIQKVDDKKLQKLLDIFIEPKLTTDEIEEDKKTKEKNLKTKKFSIDKLEKIDTNILLSGEQGVGKTKILNTLACRLSHPQTIFNNQQIPIKLKALELRDYSFNLEESIHDIIKYYSNQFFDEETIKNYKIIPFIDDFDLLRSSEKTELKEKLKKYCDKNSTHFVITYSKSEISYNDSIKSIKIHNFNIKQIESFIEKFFEGTSRAEKFIQILKESDILSKLPTTPLTISLISLLYDENNFEIPATLSDIYTDFTNVLLGKLEVYNKTELLIYNLKRRIFTSLALKMLDDRVFEISLKDFKVFVNSFLTERAYESQTENDVIEIIEKSGLLYITDNNIIGFKQQAFIEFLASIEIYHHRRETHYSKLVTKFNDVAWQNTAIFYAGHSKELEGMIDDVIEQSPNVDLRDWFINSSGMGYLSQALYQTKPIERKKLVLKSLENIMKSYHHIKKMTEDEASVFYKMPLPLLLGTLNHWFNENFKSITLKNTLNISFDEIFKLDNNFENNFKSLMISTTLMTPNINDDEKFSKLIEREEFMSHPILPLIADFAIELGMIEKKSVDKAIKSKIETRIKKKREYIKSVLKEPAYRFNDKFALEK
- a CDS encoding DUF2493 domain-containing protein, whose amino-acid sequence is MMKLIIAGTRTFNDYKKLCTECDNILQDQNNIEIVSGAYYKGADKLGEQYAKERGYKITRFPANWKRYRRAAGPKRNEQMAEYADTLIAFWDGKSRGTKNMIELAKTRGLKVRTIYNNTN
- a CDS encoding DUF6943 family protein, producing MSTYEIKTHQEGRTYNKPHFFILNKGLNSGRPMEQPCPNCFVITTASEETRESLYYLCLSLKTGQFFGYYLKGSVIPFICISDAKTVINTALQNYELQQWELKVEKLKKITAFEQNLELQLQAISKLKIALLRS
- a CDS encoding IS3 family transposase (programmed frameshift), with translation MSKTKRYDKEFKIMLVELMLSGQSAEDLGKEYGVHSASIRSWKRSYLSNRESFTGSGTPSLTPEEKEIRELKRRLRDAEMERDNLKKGGEHLLQERQVKYRFINKHSTNYPVEKMCKLLKISRNSYYQWLRNSSIIRVSKTRILKAKIYQIWKTNRKVYGSYKITKTLARAGYHYHPSYISRLMQQMGIRSQSKRKYVVTTNSNHNYNISPNILNRNFNIKELGKVWVSDITYIRCKDKWIYLTTMIDLADRKIVGWSLSNDMTVENTVYKAWARARKNRPISDDFIFHSDRGVQYASGKMTAIFRHNKKINQSMSRKGNCWDNAVAESFFKTIKCELIYRRSFKTFIQAYSQIDSYIHWYNTKRIHQSLDYLTPLEMEIILKNIKTKRAA
- a CDS encoding heavy metal-binding domain-containing protein — protein: MKKVILSITVVALFVATSCKTETKKDKEPVKTEAKKEMAMEVYQCPMDCEKGKTYDEKGNCPVCKMDLKKVEKHAKHNDEDHSGHNH